Below is a genomic region from Candidatus Binatia bacterium.
ATAGCGGCGACGGACGACGCAGATCTTAATGCTCGCGTTCTCGCGGACGCGCGCGCGACGCGCGTGCTCGCGTGCGACGCGACGAGCCTCGACGCAGGTGACTTCACGATGGCGGCGACGACGCGCATCGGCGACCTTACGATCAGCGTCGACTCCGGCGGCAACGCGCCGGCGTTCTCAGCTCGCGTCGTGCGCGAGCTGTCCGCGCTGCTCGGTCCGCGCTACGGCGACGCGGTGCGCACGCTCGCGCGCGTGCGCGAATACGTCAAGGAAACGTTCCCCGCGGTCGAACGTGCGCCGATCTTGCGCGCTCTGGCGGAGCGCTCCGTCGACGAGCTCGCGGCGATGCCGGCGACGACACTCGTGTGCGCGTCGCGGCGCAGCGAGCTGGCCACGATTCAGAGCCGCACGGTCGCGGCGCGCCTCGCCGAGCGCGGCATCGCGACGAGCATCCTCGGCGTCACGACGCACGGAGACCGCGACCGCGAGCGCCCGATCGACGAGCTCGGCGGCGTCAACGTCTTCGTCAAGGAACTCGAAGAGGCGCTGCGCAAGCGCCGCGCCGATTATGCAGTGCACTCATGCAAGGATCTGGCCGGCGCGCTCCCGCTGGACATGCGCATCGCCGCGATCACCCGGCGCGAGGATCCGCGTGATGCCTTCTGCAGCGAACGATTTGCCGACTTCGAATCGCTTCCGCCGGGCTCCGTCGTCGGCACGTCGAGCCCGCGCCGGCGCGCGTTGCTCGCTGCGCTGCGGCCCGATCTGCGCTACGAGAACCTGCGCGGAAACGTCGACACGCGTCTGCGCAAGCTCGCGGGCGGCGCGTACGATGCGATCGTGCTCGCGATGGCGGGGCTGAACCGCCTCGGTCTGCGCGCGGCGCACGTGGTGCCGTTCGGCATCGAGCAGCTCGTGCCGGCTGTCGGACAGGGCGCGCTCGCCGTCGAGACGCGGGCCGAGGACGATCGCCTCGCCGAGACCCTGCGCTCCGCCGTGAACGATCCCCTGAGCGAGCTCTGCGTCGAGTGCGAGCGCGCCGCGCTGCGCGAGTTGCGAGCCGGATGCAGCGCGCCGCTCGGCATCCATGCCCGTCTCGCGGGGTCGACCATGGTCGTCGAAGGCGCCTACGCGCCCGCTAGCGGCACGATCTACCGCAAGCGGCTCGAGCGCCGCGTCTCGACCCCGGAAGAGGCGCGAGCGCTCGGCATCGAACTCTGCGCGCACTTGAAACCGTCCGAGACGACTTCCGCGCTGGGAGCCCAACCTTGATCGCCCTGCGCCCGCGACGTTTGCGCCGCGGCGAGGTCGTGCGCTCCCTCGTGCGCGAGAACCGCGTTCACGTCGAACAGCTCGTACAGCCGCTCTTCGTCGTGGAGCGCGCCGGCGATGCCGGACCAATTGAGTCGATGCCCGGCATCGCGCGACTTCGCCTCGGCGAGGCCGCCGCGGAGGCTCGCGAGCTCTTCTCGCTGGGCATCAGGAGCGTGCTGCTCTTCGGCGTTCCCGCGCACAAGGATGCGATCGCGTCGGGCAGCTACGACGCCGACGGCATCGTGCAGCAGGCGATCCGCGAGATCAAGGCAAGCCTGCCCGAGATGCTCGTGATCGCGGACCTGTGCGCGTGCGAGTACACCGATCACGGACACTGCGGGGTCCTCGCGGCCGGCGGCGACGTGGACAACGACGCGACCGTCGAGCTGCTGGCGCGCGTCGCCGTGACGTACGCGCGCGCCGGCGCCGACGTCGTCGCACCGTCGGACATGATGGACGGCCGTGTGGAGGCGATCCGCTCTGCGCTCGACGCGGAGGGCGGGCGCGACGTCGCGATCATGGCGTACAGCGCGAAATACGCGTCAGCGTTCTACGGCCCGTTTCGCGAGGCGGCCGGCTCGACGCCGCGCTTCGGCGACCGGCGCGGCTACCAAATGGATCCGCCCAACGCGCGCGAGGCGCTGCGCGAGATCGCGCTGGACGTCGACGAGGGCGCCGACATCGTGATGATCAAACCCGGCCTGCCGTATCTCGACGTCGTGCGCGCAGCGCGCGACCGCTTCGACGCGCCGATCGCCGTCTACAACGTCAGCGGCGAATACGCGATGCTCCACGCCGCGATCGCAAACGGCTGGCTCGACGGCGAGCGCGCGGTCGACGAGATCCTGACCTCGTTCGTTCGCGCCGGTGCCGACATCGTCATCACGTACCACGCCAAGGAGTACGCGCAACGCCATGGATGAAAGCCGCACGGCCATCGTCATGCTGGCGGGCGGCGCGGCGCGCCGCTTCCCTGGAAAGCTCGAGCGAGAGATCGATGGCGAGCCGATGATCCTGCGTTGCTACCGCAACCTGCGCGCGACGGCGCTGCCGATCTATGTCGCAGCGAACCGGCCGTTCGCGCCGCTGATCGACGCCCAGCTCGATGCTCCGCGCCTCATCGATCGGGATCCCGGCGGCGGTCCGTTGCGCGCGTTCGCGTCGGCCTGCGGGGCGATCGATGCCGAGCGCTGCTTCGCCGTCGCGGCGGATCAGCCGAACCTCGACGCGTCGGTGCTGCGGCGGCTGCTGGCGGCGTGGCAGCCCGGCGACGACGCGGTCGTGCCGCTTCACGAGGGACTGATCGAGCCGCTCGCCGCGCTCTACGATCGCGCTGCGGTCGTGCGCGAAGATGCCGCTCTGCGCAAAGCCGGTAAGGCCGCGATGCACGACCTCGTCGCCTGCATTGCGGCGCGTCTCGTCCCGATCGAGCCAGAGTATTTCTGCAACGTTAATCGCCCGAGCGATCTCGCGGGCGCGACGGGCAAATGAAACTAGAGCGATCGATCGCGGCATTCGCCCGCGCGCGCAAGGTCATCGCGGGCGGCGTGAACTCGCCCGTGCGCGCGCTCGGCGCGGTCGGGCTCTCGCCGGTATTCATGAAGAGCGGCGCGGGCGCGATGCTGTACGACCTCGACGGTCACGAGTATCTCGACTACATGATGTCGTGGGGCGCACTGCTGCTCGGCCACGCGCATCCCGCCGTCACGCGCGCGATCGCCAACGCGGCCATGCGCGGGACCTCCTTCGGGACGCCGACCGAGCTCGAGAGCGAGCTCGCGGAGCTCATCGCGTCGATGATGCCGTCGATCGAGCGGCTCCGTTTCGTGTCGAGCGGCACGGAAGCGACGATGAGCGCCGCGCGCCTGGCGCGCGGATTCACCGGACGCTCGAAGATCGTCAAGTTCGCCGGCTGCTATCACGGGCACGCCGACGCGTTCCTCATCGCGGCCGGGTCGGGAGCCCTGACGCACGGAACGCCCGACTCTCCCGGGGTCACCCCCGCAACCGCACGCGACACGATCGTCCTGCCGTTCAACGACGCACGGGCCATCGAGCGCGCGTTCGAAACCAATCGCGACGAGATCGCGGCGGTGATCGTCGAGCCGTATCCCGCGAACATGGGACTCGTGCTTCCTGCGCCCGGTT
It encodes:
- the hemC gene encoding hydroxymethylbilane synthase, whose protein sequence is MLPISLRPNGRRAVIVGGGAVAARKAEFLVAAGFPIFVVAPHIDERLLSVLAQNGGEFAQRRYSRGDLDGAQLAIAATDDADLNARVLADARATRVLACDATSLDAGDFTMAATTRIGDLTISVDSGGNAPAFSARVVRELSALLGPRYGDAVRTLARVREYVKETFPAVERAPILRALAERSVDELAAMPATTLVCASRRSELATIQSRTVAARLAERGIATSILGVTTHGDRDRERPIDELGGVNVFVKELEEALRKRRADYAVHSCKDLAGALPLDMRIAAITRREDPRDAFCSERFADFESLPPGSVVGTSSPRRRALLAALRPDLRYENLRGNVDTRLRKLAGGAYDAIVLAMAGLNRLGLRAAHVVPFGIEQLVPAVGQGALAVETRAEDDRLAETLRSAVNDPLSELCVECERAALRELRAGCSAPLGIHARLAGSTMVVEGAYAPASGTIYRKRLERRVSTPEEARALGIELCAHLKPSETTSALGAQP
- the hemB gene encoding porphobilinogen synthase, which translates into the protein MIALRPRRLRRGEVVRSLVRENRVHVEQLVQPLFVVERAGDAGPIESMPGIARLRLGEAAAEARELFSLGIRSVLLFGVPAHKDAIASGSYDADGIVQQAIREIKASLPEMLVIADLCACEYTDHGHCGVLAAGGDVDNDATVELLARVAVTYARAGADVVAPSDMMDGRVEAIRSALDAEGGRDVAIMAYSAKYASAFYGPFREAAGSTPRFGDRRGYQMDPPNAREALREIALDVDEGADIVMIKPGLPYLDVVRAARDRFDAPIAVYNVSGEYAMLHAAIANGWLDGERAVDEILTSFVRAGADIVITYHAKEYAQRHG
- a CDS encoding molybdenum cofactor guanylyltransferase, with protein sequence MDESRTAIVMLAGGAARRFPGKLEREIDGEPMILRCYRNLRATALPIYVAANRPFAPLIDAQLDAPRLIDRDPGGGPLRAFASACGAIDAERCFAVAADQPNLDASVLRRLLAAWQPGDDAVVPLHEGLIEPLAALYDRAAVVREDAALRKAGKAAMHDLVACIAARLVPIEPEYFCNVNRPSDLAGATGK
- the hemL gene encoding glutamate-1-semialdehyde 2,1-aminomutase, producing MKLERSIAAFARARKVIAGGVNSPVRALGAVGLSPVFMKSGAGAMLYDLDGHEYLDYMMSWGALLLGHAHPAVTRAIANAAMRGTSFGTPTELESELAELIASMMPSIERLRFVSSGTEATMSAARLARGFTGRSKIVKFAGCYHGHADAFLIAAGSGALTHGTPDSPGVTPATARDTIVLPFNDARAIERAFETNRDEIAAVIVEPYPANMGLVLPAPGYLHRLRELCNENGALLIFDEVITGFRVGRGGAQAREGVTPDLTTLGKIIGGGLPVGAFGGRADVMAQLSPDGPVYQAGTLSGNPLAMAAGLATLGMIAADATLYGRLEELTERLTGGLDDVMTRHGVEHRCNSAGSMFTMYFTSEPVTDLQSARQSDRTLYARYFGAMLDRGVYFAPSPFEANFLSTAHTTAEINRTIAAADGSFSQLVAATAR